In Cicer arietinum cultivar CDC Frontier isolate Library 1 chromosome 1, Cicar.CDCFrontier_v2.0, whole genome shotgun sequence, one DNA window encodes the following:
- the LOC101499102 gene encoding IQ domain-containing protein IQM1-like isoform X1, producing the protein MEMLAIINEGDITMNFNKDINFNTFYKHENLGNVTTTDQGLKRKQIFSCKCLVSDTEDHEDLLLLDKQQNHTVLLPRKPEADSDRDLAATKLQKVYKSYRIRRYLVDLAVVCEETWWRDSDSSAFRRCLMSHFDSDSDKSETAISEWATARTIAAKMGRGLSKDDKSQRLARRHWLEAIDPRHRYGHNLHFYYDVWFKCKSSQPFFYWLDIGDGKRVDLAKCLRKKLQSQCIKYLGPIEREAYEVIVEGGKLVYKQSKNLVHTTEGSKWIFVLSTTRVLYVGQKEKGKFQHSSFLAGAPTIASGRLVAHNGVLHVIWPYSGHYRPTEKNLMEFIHFLEEHNVDMTNVKRHPVDDDIPPHYKPVDEELLSFDYIEDDVSSCDDNANANANANGLQELVLGLVM; encoded by the exons ATGGAAATGTTAGCAATAATCAATGAAGGAGATATCACAATGAACTTCAACAAAGACATCAATTTCAATACTTTTTATAAGCATGAAAATTTAGGTAATGTTACTACTACTGATCAAGGCTTGAAGAGAAAGCAGATTTTCTCATGCAAATGTCTAGTTTCTGATACAGAAGATCATGAAGACTTGTTATTATTAGATAAACAACAAAATCACACTGTTTTGTTACCAAGAAAACCAGAAGCTGATTCTGACCGCGATTTAGCTGCAACAAAGCTTCAAAAAGTTTACAAGAGTTACAGAATTAGAAGATATTTAGTAGATTTAGCAGTTGTTTGTGAGGAGACATG GTGGAGGGATTCAGACTCTTCTGCTTTTCGTAGGTGCTTGATGTCACATTTTGATTCTGATTCTGATAAATCAGAAACAGCTATTTCAGAATGGGCAACAGCAAGAACAATAGCTGCTAAG ATGGGAAGAGGATTGTCCAAAGATGATAAGTCACAAAGATTAGCTCGAAGACACTGGCTTGAAGCT ATTGATCCTCGACATCGTTATGGACACAACCTGCATTTCTATTATGATGTCTGGTTTAAATGCAAAAGTTCTCAGCCCTTTTTCTACTG GTTGGATATTGGAGATGGCAAAAGAGTAGATCTTGCCAAATGCTTAAGAAAGAAACTGCAGAGCCAATGCATAAAGTATCTTGGACCT ATAGAGAGGGAAGCATATGAAGTGATTGTGGAAGGAGGAAAGCTTGTTTATAAACAAAGCAAGAACCTTGTACACACAACTGAGGGATCTAAGTGGATTTTTGTTCTTAGTACAACCAGAGTTTTGTATGTTGGACAAAAGGAGAAAGGCAAATTTCAACACTCTAGTTTCCTAGCTGGTGCTCCTACCATTGCTTCTGGAAGATTGGTTGCTCACAATGGAGTACTTCAT GTTATATGGCCTTATAGTGGTCATTATCGTCCAACAGAGAAGAATCTTATGGAATTCATTCACTTCTTAGAGGAACATAATGTGGATATGACAAATGTAAAG AGACATCCAGTTGATGATGATATTCCACCTCATTATAAACCTGTGGATGAAGAGCTTCTTTCCTTTGATTACATAGAAGATGATGTGAGTTCTTGTGATGACAATGCCAATGCCAATGCCAATGCCAATGGACTACAGGAGTTGGTCCTAGGATTGGTTATGTGA
- the LOC101499102 gene encoding IQ domain-containing protein IQM5-like isoform X2, whose protein sequence is MSHFDSDSDKSETAISEWATARTIAAKMGRGLSKDDKSQRLARRHWLEAIDPRHRYGHNLHFYYDVWFKCKSSQPFFYWLDIGDGKRVDLAKCLRKKLQSQCIKYLGPIEREAYEVIVEGGKLVYKQSKNLVHTTEGSKWIFVLSTTRVLYVGQKEKGKFQHSSFLAGAPTIASGRLVAHNGVLHVIWPYSGHYRPTEKNLMEFIHFLEEHNVDMTNVKRHPVDDDIPPHYKPVDEELLSFDYIEDDVSSCDDNANANANANGLQELVLGLVM, encoded by the exons ATGTCACATTTTGATTCTGATTCTGATAAATCAGAAACAGCTATTTCAGAATGGGCAACAGCAAGAACAATAGCTGCTAAG ATGGGAAGAGGATTGTCCAAAGATGATAAGTCACAAAGATTAGCTCGAAGACACTGGCTTGAAGCT ATTGATCCTCGACATCGTTATGGACACAACCTGCATTTCTATTATGATGTCTGGTTTAAATGCAAAAGTTCTCAGCCCTTTTTCTACTG GTTGGATATTGGAGATGGCAAAAGAGTAGATCTTGCCAAATGCTTAAGAAAGAAACTGCAGAGCCAATGCATAAAGTATCTTGGACCT ATAGAGAGGGAAGCATATGAAGTGATTGTGGAAGGAGGAAAGCTTGTTTATAAACAAAGCAAGAACCTTGTACACACAACTGAGGGATCTAAGTGGATTTTTGTTCTTAGTACAACCAGAGTTTTGTATGTTGGACAAAAGGAGAAAGGCAAATTTCAACACTCTAGTTTCCTAGCTGGTGCTCCTACCATTGCTTCTGGAAGATTGGTTGCTCACAATGGAGTACTTCAT GTTATATGGCCTTATAGTGGTCATTATCGTCCAACAGAGAAGAATCTTATGGAATTCATTCACTTCTTAGAGGAACATAATGTGGATATGACAAATGTAAAG AGACATCCAGTTGATGATGATATTCCACCTCATTATAAACCTGTGGATGAAGAGCTTCTTTCCTTTGATTACATAGAAGATGATGTGAGTTCTTGTGATGACAATGCCAATGCCAATGCCAATGCCAATGGACTACAGGAGTTGGTCCTAGGATTGGTTATGTGA